In one Silene latifolia isolate original U9 population chromosome 10, ASM4854445v1, whole genome shotgun sequence genomic region, the following are encoded:
- the LOC141608650 gene encoding putative RING-H2 finger protein ATL21A, translated as MQNLQNSILPFLLSIFLASLKCIHAITDTVTDTGTVDNCLTQVCSYDEPLTRYVRFPFRIRNDSLPKSCGYPGFDLFCGGSNKLLVDLPNSEVFSVQAIDYVRQELWINDPNNCLPKMLLSFNLSIFDNSPFTPRLQSRKRYWLYNCSNVYFKSFGIKIKPIRCLSGSTYGVAASPVKINNNVTARLCAYLGTIELPTGSQSNTVQSLDLSGDIRLSWVEPGCGGCYMKKGRCGFKSYSSLEVGCFDVPSHDFPGLSKQTIVAIAFGIAGPFAILTCCTTYFALRAICSRVRRRNNANIAVTPHQEPVIVNNGLDRSIIESYPKTVLGESCRLPKPDDKSCPICLGEYLAMETLRSLPDCAHCFHADCIDEWLELNASCPVCRNTPSNSLDVT; from the exons ATGCAAAACCTCCAAAATTCCATACTTCCCTTCCTATTATCCATATTTCTAGCCTCTCTAAAATGCATACATGCAATAACGGACACAGTCACAGACACAGGCACAGTCGATAACTGCCTAACTCAAGTATGTAGCTACGACGAACCACTAACCCGGTACGTCCGATTCCCGTTCAGAATCCGGAACGACTCGCTCCCAAAATCGTGCGGGTACCCGGGTTTCGATTTATTCTGTGGTGGGTCCAATAAGTTATTAGTTGACCTTCCAAATTCAGAGGTATTCTCTGTTCAAGCCATAGATTATGTTAGACAAGAATTATGGATTAATGATCCTAATAATTGTCTCCCTAAGATGCTCCTTTCATTTAATTTATCAATTTTTGATAATTCACCGTTTACGCCTCGTCTTCAATCACGTAAACGATATTGGTTGTATAATTGTTCTAATGTTTATTTCAAGTCGTTTGGTATAAAAATCAAACCAATTCGATGTTTAAGTGGTTCGACCTACGGAGTCGCAGCTAGCCCGGTTAAGATAAATAATAATGTTACCGCACGTCTATGTGCTTATTTGGGTACTATTGAGCTACCTACGGGGTCGCAGTCGAACACGGTGCAGTCTTTGGATCTTAGTGGTGATATTCGGCTCTCGTGGGTCGAACCCGGGTGTGGTGGGTGTTATATGAAAAAAGGTCGATGTGGATTCAAGAGCTACTCTAGTTTGGAAGTTGGATGTTTTGATGTTCCATCCCATG ATTTTCCAGGACTAAGTAAGCAAACAATAGTAGCAATTGCTTTTGGAATTGCAGGACCATTTGCAATACTCACTTGTTGCACTACCTATTTTGCACTCAGAGCAATTTGTTCAAGAGTTAGGAGAAGAAATAATGCAAACATTGCAGTAACTCCACACCAAGAACCCGTCATTGTAAACAACGGTCTTGACAGATCGATAATTGAGTCTTACCCTAAGACGGTCTTAGGGGAGAGTTGTCGTCTACCAAAGCCTGATGATAAGAGTTGTCCTATATGTTTGGGCGAGTACTTGGCTATGGAAACCCTTAGAAGTTTACCCGATTGCGCTCATTGTTTCCATGCTGATTGCATTGATGAATGGCTCGAGTTGAATGCGTCTTGTCCTGTTTGTcgaaatactccctccaattctttGGACGTTACTTAA